A segment of the Capra hircus breed San Clemente chromosome 19, ASM170441v1, whole genome shotgun sequence genome:
GGCTTTAGTTTTACTATCTTAAGGTGCAGAAGATGATGTCTTCTCTAAAGACTCTCCCACTAATCTGGTGGAAATACTCGCTTTCCCTAGCTCTCTCTTCTGCTAATCCTTGCTTCcgaattctcttccttttgtcCCCTAAAGAGTCAACAGGATGTGTGTggtatttcaaaaatataacaaACAGCTCCTCTTTCACAATGGGTGTAAGCAACCTGGTGTGGCTTGGGGTCTAGGATTACAGAAACACAGTGATGTTCAGAATCCTGCACACTGAAATCCAGCTAGTCTTCTAGCTGAAATCTCAAACATGTTGGGACTGTTGCCATGGAATTTcacaaaatctttttttcctgAGACAGACGCCATGCTACAAAGAAGGATAAGCCATTTGTGCAGTCTGAGGTGGAACATTTAAATTACTGGCAGCACACAGACGCGTTGAGTTTGAGCCTAATGCATAAAGCCCTTTCGAAATATCAAGGCAGATACATAAAACACTGTTCTACGAGGAATTGGGGATTCTTGCCTCTGCTAGAAATGTTCTCACAACTGACTCTTAATTTGTAAATAGGCTCCATGAAGTGGTCCCTGGAAGCAGCATCTATTTTTCCTAACACAGTTACtttcaaaggagagaaaaaataagGCTCTGTAAGCAGCTGCAGGGGCCAGTTTGTGTGCATACTCGGGCGCAAGATCAAGATACCTTCCTGTTTTTTGTTCCTCCCCTTCACACTCACAACTCAGTGGTTAAAGGAAAAGCTTAACAATACTACCATTTTCACACCAAAGAAATGTGaaacatatattcatatacacataCGACTTCTGCTCAATACCCATACatcaagaggttaaaaaaaaaaaattgtggttacTACACAATCACATAAATTTAAAGCTGGAAAAGATCTTCAGAGAACATCAAAATCCAATCCACCCCTAATTCTATGCTTGAGGAAACTTAGTTTTAAGAGTTAcaggacttgcccaaagtcattcCGCTAATTAGTGGCAAACATGGAATTCAGCTAACAGATTGTGTGACCCCTATTCCAGTGCTAATTCTACAATTATCACAGCACTTTTCCTTGACAGCATGTCTCCCACAATTAATGAGAAAGGTGGCCAACACATCTGCAGAACCAAGAGCAAATTTTCAGGAAACTGTGGAATACAACAGCTCCATTTAAAAtgttggggggggggaggtggtggAGCCCCCAACCTGCCTGATGGAGGAGAGCCTGCCAGCAAAGGGGCTCTCTCCTCATCCATTCTGAAGCTCAGCTCTGATCATGGTGTTTAGCCTTGATTCCTtcctgtggggtgggggagactaAGTCATACTTTGGGTatgattctttttgttttttttttggtcaaaagtCATTGGCAAGTTTGCTTTGGATTTGTACACCAATACTCCACGAAGGAGATGAAAAACTTTCAGGTGGGttgttcctccctccctccattcctGGTGATGCTGCTGAATCATTCCCCCTTCAGAACCACGCCTGCCAATCTCCATCATAGGAAAAGGATGCCATCATCCAAGCAGACAACCTCCTGGAGTTCCAATGACGGTCTAAGTTTAAACCACCGGTTCTTCTGATACAGAGTTTCTCCTGTGCATGGTTTAACCCAAAGCAACTTTAATGGGACAGGGGAGGataaaaagcagaagcagaagtATCATCGGATAACTTGGGTTTTTTTGCTTGTGTGATAAGAGGTGGATCTGATCCTTGGAGAGTAGGGGCTTTTGGTAGCTTATTTTATGGCTGCTCTTTTCCTTATTGTTAGACTCTAATTTGGGATGGAGAGTTCATATTCTAACCCTTCAAACTTGTGTGAAGTGCACATGGGCCAGGTTTCCCAGCAAGGTTAGCTGGTCAACAGTTCTTCTCTGTGGACCTGAGCATAGGACTATGAGGCTTCTCCACATATGGCCAATGTATTTAGAAAACAATGTCTTACACAGCACAACCAGGGGACTCTTCTGATTGGCAACAGACTCCAAAGAATGCCTGTCTATTGCTACAAAAGATTATGACCAAATATTTCACtggcttttaaatataaaatccaCTGGCTTTTAAATTTCCCTGATGGGAAAACACAGGTCTCACAAAAGTAGTAACAAGATATATCTGCAAATGATTTCTGAATGCGGACAGCATTTCTCTGCTGCCCACACGAACGTGATCCTTTGGACACTAAAATGTTGTGGAAAGGGGTTTGGAACTGAGTTTGAGAGTGACTTGTTAGGTGAGtggcattatcagttttttaaGAATGACATGGAATGATCAGGTGATGGTCATCTCTGGGCCCGGGTATTCACTTCAGCATGGCTCTGTGCTCTCCTCTGGCTATATGAGATGAGAACTCATAACGATCATGGCTTCGATATCCACACATGTTACACTCAAAAGGGTCACGAAAGCCATGGCAACCCATGTGAATAGTGAACATCACGTAATCCAGGAAAAGGACTCGGCAGTGGTCACACCGGTACACATCCGTCACCTCCCCTTCTTTGCTGATCACTTTGATGGAGTCTCTTGGGCAGATGGGTGGGGGCTTGAGGAGTTCATAAGAGCGGGGGCCCTCCTTCAGAAGTGGCATCCCATTGCGGGCCCGAGGAGGGACCATGGGGTTTTGCTGGTAGATGTGATTCTGGCGTTCCTCGTGGTTGCTGTCAGTGTCCGTGGAGTCGTGGCCACTGTTGGTGGGGGACAGACCTCTTTCAGAAGGCAGGCTCTTCTCTGGCAGGTGGATGTTCTTCTTTTCCAGCTCCTGGGAGGCACCATTTGGTATCTCGGCGCGGGTGAGGGCTATGGGGTACATGCTGCTGATAACCGGGACCATTTCTGAGGTGGGAGCAGGTGGTGTCTGGACCAAGGGGCGCAGGGCTTCGGCCCCGAGATAGCTGATGGCGTTATTGATGGCCTGGTCCATCATTCGGGTCTGGATCATCTCACTCTCCTTCTCGTACATGTAGCTAGGATTATAGCTGACATCAAAGCAGTGGCGCTTCTCACCTACAACAAGGGAAAGAAACGGTGACAAAAGGAACAACACAAAGGCACAGAGTTTTTAGAATGATTTTCTGGAGTCCTTGAGAAATGAGGAAGGACAAGCTGCCTGCTTAAGAACACTCAGCCCAGGCGAAATGGTCCTGCACGGTGCTGAAGTCTCATGGGACAGTGGTTGACAGCACATGTTTGGACAGTCAAAATAACTGAAACCAGCAGGCAAGAGGGAGTCAGAGATGTCACTAAGTTTAGGCTACAATGTGAGTTGTTTCCACTGCTCATGTCAGAGGGGAACCCTGGAGAAAAGAAGCAAGAGAACATTAGGAGCGGGTTTAGGAGGGGGCGGGGAGTTGCCAGTGTCAGGGGTGGGGGCTTCTGCATGTCTGCTGTTCGTGAACTCTGAAGATGCAGTCCATTCCTGAACTCTTAGTTtgcctggccttttctgcttgTAATACTAGGGAGCTAGGGGGCCGGATGTGCTGCAAAAAGTGGGGATGCTCTGCCCTCGGCAGTTTTTTAAATAGCTGCAGAGGCAGAAAAAATAGCCCCCAAAACTCCAACTTAGCACTCCTGAAACACATCGGTCATTAGATGGACTGAGATTTAAATAAAAGCGCTTCAAAGGCAGGGAGTTTTAGAAAGGCTCTCTTGATGAAAGATCATGATGTTTGTCCTCATCAAGTATGTTATTCTTCTTTTGTTTGAAAAGATGTGTCATTGATACATATGTGATCATTAGGACTTATCTCACACTTAACTGAAAAATTTATTTGTGGTCACCCTCTCCTACTTCTCATGTCAAACTGCTGAGAAATTTTGAAAACAGAGTTTAGCCACCTTCAGGGCGTGTGGGTGTTCTGTGTTAGAAAACAGGCTCTGGCCACAGGGAAGGCAGAAGCTGGGTCTGCAGTGATGGCAGGCATGCTCAATGGTGAGTGGCTGGTGGAGGCACAAGAAAGTGGGGAAGACGTGTCAAGGGTTGGAAGCGAGGCCAAGGTCACTCCTGATGCTTTTTCATTCTGTAGACACTGGATTCTGAGAGATTTGGTAAATGATAACCTGTCTTCCCTAACATTTCCGAAGCATGTTATGCTTGTTCTAAAACTTGTCACTGCCACACAGTAAAGGCTTCAGggaggaaaaaacacaaaaagacaaaaaggatTGAAAGAACCAGTTTCTGTTCTTGAGGACTCTCCAACCTAGGGAGAGAGAAATAAGACTTGGATAGTTGGaactggggaaaaataaaagctaaaagttTAGAAAGGGCTGCCTTGCTCTATAGAAGTTTTTATTCTACATGCCATGTTTGAGGCATTTAAGCGGGGGTGGGGGAACATGTCTTCTGTAAAAAGGATTATAAGGCAAGGGCAGGGCAGTCTGGTACAAACTATCTATTTAAATGTTAAAGGAATACGAAAACTTTAGGAGTACTTTCTGAAGGGAAAGTATTCTTGGAAAATCTAAATTTTGAGAAGGGTCTTGATGATCTGGTTGGATTTAGATTTTCAGAGATGCAGAAGAGACATCCTAATTGAGACATGAGCATGAATCAAGACAGACACGAGGGACCAGCCAAGCTATGAGCAGGGAGGAATGAGAGTCTGGATACAGCAGTATCAGGAAGTATGTAATAAAGGATTTCTCAGACTCCACTTATCCCTCCACTCTGTGCAGCAGCAACACCCCAGGGCAGAGCAGAGGCTGCGAGCAAGAGCTAGACGGCGGGGATTGGATGCTGCCTCCTCATCACCAGTGGTGTGAGCTTGGGTAAGTTCCTTAACCTGTCTGTGGCTCCGTGTCCtcatgtaaaatggggataataattgtATCTACCTTAGCTAGTAAGAGcgtagaacagtacctggcacactgAAAGCACTTGGTAGACattaggggttttttttgtttgtttgtttgttttggtttgaatcggcttgcattttctttctttccttttttgctaaaagaaatgtgtttttttaaggaaactttatATCACCAACATAAATGGAAAACCAGAGTCACGTGCCACAAATAGAAGGtaactatgaaaaataaagacaacgAAACACAGCAATTTATTAAAGTTTGATCAGATACTGTAAGTACCTGTAGACAAAGATCCCCTCTTTCTTTGCTAAAAATAGAGTTTACGAGTGTGCGATTAGTGCTGAAGACACTAACATCTAATAAAGTCAAAATCTTTCTCCTTGGTATAATCAGGAAGATTCAAAGagaactaaaaagaaaacaattttctagCCACGTAGATCAAGGTTTTCAAATGCCCCGTGAGCCTCCCAGCCTTTTGCCTCCAACATTTTGGGGAATGTTGAAAAAAGGTAACATGGTGGGACCAAATGATGCCCTCTCTGAACAATCAACAAACAGTAGGGCTTAGATCTGGACAATGGCAAACCTCTTATGCTCTGGAGCAAGAGAGGCTTGCGGTCAGAATGTTATTTTAAGGATATTAATGTAACAGCAATGTGTAAGGTGGACCAGAACAGTGAGAAGTTGGAGACAGAAAGACTTGCTAAAAGACTTAATCAGATGGATTTGTCCTGCATCCCCACTACCTTAAGGCCAACTTGACAGCTTCCAGACAAATACCTGAGAGAAAAAATATGTTAAGAAAATCACCGTGCCTTAACTActcaataaaaaggaacagaaaaagacCTTTGCCAAAGTAATCAATAGTTCTTTCAAGTGCCAGACTGGCTGTGTCTCTGATCAGAGCTGTTTGGAAGAATGAGACTGGAATACGAAAGCTGGCTTAAGTCACAAATATTCATTCCCCTGAAAGTGACACAGAAATGATGAACTTTGGTTTCCTGGCCTTTTCAACGTTACTGATGATTTTTCAGTGAGCTAACTCTACTCAGTTCCTCCAAATGCCAGGAATCTCTGAAAGTCTTTTTATCTTTTCGCCTATCAGAGAGGCTCCAAAAAGTTTCCTAGGTGGGGCAAGCACATCCCAACCTCTGCTTTTATTCTTTCTCCCAAGAGTTTGTTTCGCCTACTTAGGCCAACGATTTCACAGTCTCTACCACCTGCAGCACATGTCAGAAAACAGCTGAGTGCTAAGGTTGTAAGAGGCAAAACAGCAAGAGGAAAATCAGCTCTGGATGTGGAAATATGTGACTGAGTTCTGTGGTTAACGCAGACCATTGTTCATTTTTAAGAAGATGGGAGAGCCTCAGATCTTCACGTGCACGCAACCTGCCCTCATCAGATCCCCTCATCTCTGAGTTACGGTAACTTGAGTAGTGCAGATGATTATCAGTCACCTGTAGACACGATGACTCAATGTGTATGAAACTCAGGAGGGGTAAGCTACAGTAATTGAAAAGCCAGCAGCTCACGTTTCTTTAGTAACACACTCATAAGAAAGGTTAGTCAAACCACAAGAGTGTAACTGCTCCCAAACCTGCTCAGAGCCTCCAGTCCAGCTTCTAGTCAAAATCAAACCACACCTCTGCGTGATTAATGAGAGCAGCTTTGGGCTGAAGTGGAGGTTTTCTTCCAATGAGAATACAAATGGCAACAACAAGTCCTAAGTTTAGAAACCCAGGCTGCCTCATTGGGCTGTTCCCTACCTGTGAATCCTTTTAAAGGTGTCAATCCCTACTGCCTAGGCTTCTGGTAACCCTGAACTGAGCATCTGCCCGTCCTGAGTTGTGGCAATGTGGTGAGGGCATATAGTTTTTGGCTGCTAAGTGCCAACCTGAAAGGACAGAATCATAGCCTAGAGCTAAAAGGGACCTTAGCTGGGCACGTGGATTCAGATTTCTGCCTTGGGCATCCAGGGACAAGATCCACCCCTCTAATCTGTTTACTTCTCTACTTCACAGTACCAAGCACTGGGCCTTATGTGTAAATACGAAGAAGAATAGCTACTATCTATTGAGTCCTACTATATACCCTAGGTACTTAGcctattaactcatttaacctaAGATGAATTATCATCTCTTAGTCAGATGAAGGACTTAAGGCACAAACAAGTTGACTAATTCGCAcaggttgctcagctggtaaatggaGCTGTGATCCAAGGGCCCATGTATTTCAGTGAGTGAGCATTAACTGTTTCCTGGCTGCTACCTTACCCGTGTCTGAATCCCACCACCAGCAATGACTGGATTCTCTGCTGGGATGGTTCCCGTAAGCATAGAAAAGCAACTGTGCTTTGTTCTATATGGACCAGTACCATGCATTCAATAAAGACCTAGATGCGTAGAGTTGTCATGATGTCCGTAAGTACATGACAGAGTATGGGCACATGTGAGCACTCAACAAGTGGCAGatctattattatcattgttgttaGCTTCATACCATGTTAGGAGCTTTGAAGAATACAAACTTAATTGCAATCCAACAGGAGATGTAGCATGCACACAATTTCATTACATATTAGTATCCTTAATACTATGTGGTGGAGCAAAGTTTAGAGGAGCCAAGAtagcagagagaggaaaatacATACCACACCTCAAATATGCCAAATAACATGGgacaaatattaatttattcttCCTCTAAAGTCTGCTTGAAATCTGAGGTGGTGGAAGTGATGGTGATGGAGACAGTTACATATATCATGAAAAGCAGACTGTTAAACCCGCCTGGATTGCaaggggagggcagagagaggaCTCAGGACAGTGTGGGAATGTAGACCACGTGGAGGTTTAgggcagatgggagggagggcATTCCAGACAGTGAGCATGGAAAGAATGATAACACAGAAGTGGGAGTAGTTCATTACGGCTGAATTAAAAGATTAGCTGGCTGAAATGATACATTTAGAAAAGACAACTTAGAGACAGATTGTGAAAGGCTCAGAGCGCCTGGGTGGTTTAGATTTTATTCTGATGAGAAGccattgaaagattttttttgacgAGGAGGAGAAATGATTTTGACATTAGAAAAATAACAATTCTCATGTGATAGTCATCACAACAGGGTAATGTGAAACACCAGGGTTTTCATTAAGGCTTTAAGCTTCTTCAAATCACTTAATTGTATCTGCTGATACCTTCATACCATTTCCCATGTGTATCATCACTTACTCTTACTCCAAGCACATATCCTCCCCCTAAAAAAGGGCAGGTAAGTAGGGTGAATGGAATATCTGATGATGGTGATGGCTCTGATCTCACTCTAAGTGAGACTGAAGTGGCTAACACCTCTTCCAGGAGGAGGAGAACAGAGGGTAGGAAGCCACAGAACAAGaagcaggaaggaggagagagaaaagagagagctgTGGGGGTGGCGGTGAGGAAAACTGAGCTGGAGACCACGTTCAGTTGCTGCAGAAGCCTTTATCCTCTGTGAGTCACCATGAAGTGCTATTTGGTTGTCATCTGCCCTGATGGAGTCACCACAGCTCTTTTCTCAAGAAAACACACCCTTAAGAGAGAATGACTGGCCTTCAGGAATTTTTCTTCCACCAGCTTTCAGTGACTAGATCCTCCCCTTTTCAAAGCCCCCGTGTAGTGCACATGACATGTACAGCTCTGGGTGACTTTCTGAGGAAGGAAGGCCTTGGACCGCAGCACATTACAGACCCAGGCTCTGGCCCTGCTCTGTCACCTACTAGCTGcttctctccatctttcccaTCCCCCTTCCTCCCCTAATGAACAACAAACTTCACCTACTGGTTCCTAATATTCCTTCAAGTTCAAAAAGCCTATGACTTTGGATGCTTATAGGATTAGGGATTTCAGCCCTTTGGGATGGGACGGGAGAAGATACTTTTTGCTTTTAGAAATAGGCATTAAAACTGCTTCCTGTCACCCTGTTAACCAAAGCAGACAATTTCTCATTAGTTACTTCACAGGGAGAACCGACAGTGTTTGCTGAAGTGTCAAAACCTCACAACATGTTTACCGGGGGTGAGTGAGatcttttttcatgttcttttcaacGTGAAAACTTCCTTTAATAAAGtaatacatgaaattaaaaaaaatagggagATGCTATGGTAACCACTTTGGTCTGAATAACACATCTGTTTttggagaaagaatgaaaatcagaaaaagaaatatgcagAAATGTAGTCATTTTTctcctccctccaggagagaaatCTGGCCTCTATTTTGAGCCAAGTATTTGAAGATGGCCTAGTTAGAAGTATAGTCAAGCAAGTCTGTAACCGGAGAAAAAGAttcagagaaaagacagtccctATGGGGGTTAGGTGCTAAAAGCAAGGTCTTCTTTGGAAAGAACAACTAAGAAGAATTATTTTGATGACGTAAAGATGCTGATTTCTAATGAATGTGTGTCaatttatttcccattttatagaaagTGATACAACATTTcttggagaatttaaaaaaaggtgATTCATTTTTCTCCTCCTGGGGTGATTTTCTCCTCCTTACTCTTCAACAGAGGCATGTTTTTGTGTTTCTAAATGCATTTAGACAATACAATCCATCCTGCTTCCTCCGTCATCTCTAATGGGTGAAAATGCTTTCTACGGGTAATTATCTCAAGCC
Coding sequences within it:
- the IKZF3 gene encoding zinc finger protein Aiolos isoform X2, coding for MGSERALVLDRLASNVAKRKSSMPQKFIGEKRHCFDVSYNPSYMYEKESEMIQTRMMDQAINNAISYLGAEALRPLVQTPPAPTSEMVPVISSMYPIALTRAEIPNGASQELEKKNIHLPEKSLPSERGLSPTNSGHDSTDTDSNHEERQNHIYQQNPMVPPRARNGMPLLKEGPRSYELLKPPPICPRDSIKVISKEGEVTDVYRCDHCRVLFLDYVMFTIHMGCHGFRDPFECNMCGYRSHDRYEFSSHIARGEHRAMLK